A stretch of Candidatus Gastranaerophilales bacterium DNA encodes these proteins:
- a CDS encoding TRL domain-containing protein: MKKLLATLVFGTVLSMTMALNANAEGVIGLIFKEATEAGGGASPIVATKVGSATAKSYFGIVALGDASITAAMKDGKIRSLSHYDIETLNILGFKKVTTKAYGQ; this comes from the coding sequence ATGAAAAAGTTATTAGCTACATTAGTGTTTGGAACGGTCCTTTCTATGACTATGGCGTTGAATGCCAATGCAGAAGGTGTAATAGGCTTGATTTTCAAAGAAGCAACAGAAGCGGGCGGCGGAGCAAGCCCTATTGTTGCAACAAAAGTTGGCTCTGCTACCGCTAAAAGTTATTTTGGAATAGTTGCTCTCGGTGATGCAAGTATTACCGCTGCTATGAAAGACGGCAAAATCAGAAGCCTGTCTCACTATGATATTGAAACATTAAATATTTTAGGCTTTAAAAAAGTAACAACAAAAGCTTACGGTCAATAA
- a CDS encoding MBL fold metallo-hydrolase: protein MIIKTLNMGVFQVNNYIVMDETTKDAALIDAGGDYKMTMAAVKELGCNLKYILNTHAHMDHTAGDEELQRNLGIPIYMHKDDGIIMTAFKESLKMFGMPEYEPPEDITFFEDGAEFRLGNLTIKAVHTPGHTKGGVCYLVEDALFCGDTIFFECVGRTDLYGGDYYQLEDSIKNKIYPLGDDIKLYPGHGCASSIKHEKKNNPYFKA, encoded by the coding sequence ATGATTATAAAAACTTTAAATATGGGAGTATTTCAGGTAAATAACTACATAGTGATGGACGAGACCACAAAAGATGCAGCCCTTATTGACGCAGGAGGGGATTATAAGATGACAATGGCTGCCGTTAAAGAATTAGGCTGCAATTTAAAATACATTCTTAATACACATGCTCATATGGACCACACTGCAGGTGATGAAGAACTGCAAAGAAATCTCGGTATTCCGATTTATATGCACAAAGATGACGGAATAATCATGACCGCCTTTAAAGAAAGCCTGAAAATGTTTGGCATGCCTGAATATGAACCGCCTGAAGACATTACTTTTTTTGAAGACGGTGCAGAATTCAGGTTGGGCAATTTAACTATCAAAGCTGTTCACACCCCCGGACACACCAAAGGCGGAGTATGTTATTTGGTTGAAGATGCTTTGTTTTGCGGTGATACAATATTTTTCGAGTGCGTCGGCAGAACAGACCTTTACGGCGGAGATTACTATCAGCTTGAAGATTCCATAAAAAACAAAATTTACCCGCTTGGTGATGATATAAAGCTTTATCCGGGGCATGGCTGTGCAAGCTCTATAAAACATGAAAAAAAGAATAATCCTTACTTTAAGGCATAA
- a CDS encoding DUF881 domain-containing protein produces the protein MYKTDDNITIFNVFKKLEPFASSKKLFAGLLFIILLAVIFAVISLIYLEKTSSNKILVARQGALNNQIVAFENKNKILELEIILLKKELYSLLREKEQRKINKIAPLLGIEKVKGEGLTIMLADSDQTYEDNTSSQYIVHDIDLLKIVNFLWANGAEAISINNERIVNSSRISCIGSTVLVNQKPLVPPFTNKAAGKALNPEGIKNDALMLSFSIRGLKVKVSDKQPVEIAPGT, from the coding sequence ATGTATAAAACCGATGATAATATTACAATCTTTAACGTATTTAAAAAGCTTGAGCCTTTTGCTTCTTCAAAAAAGCTTTTTGCCGGTTTGCTTTTTATAATTCTCTTAGCCGTAATTTTTGCCGTTATAAGCTTAATTTATCTGGAGAAAACATCTTCAAACAAGATTTTAGTTGCAAGACAAGGCGCCTTAAATAATCAAATAGTTGCCTTTGAAAATAAAAATAAAATTTTGGAGCTTGAGATTATTCTTTTAAAGAAAGAGCTTTATTCGCTTTTAAGAGAAAAAGAACAGAGAAAGATAAATAAAATAGCGCCTTTGCTTGGTATTGAAAAAGTTAAAGGGGAAGGATTAACAATAATGTTGGCGGATTCTGACCAAACTTATGAAGATAATACATCATCGCAGTATATAGTACATGACATAGATTTGTTAAAAATTGTAAATTTTTTATGGGCGAACGGAGCGGAAGCTATTTCAATAAATAATGAGAGAATAGTTAATTCAAGCCGTATTTCCTGTATAGGGAGTACTGTTTTGGTCAATCAAAAGCCGCTTGTCCCGCCATTTACAAATAAAGCAGCCGGTAAAGCTTTAAACCCCGAAGGAATAAAAAATGATGCACTTATGCTATCATTTAGTATAAGAGGATTAAAGGTGAAGGTTTCGGATAAGCAGCCTGTAGAAATTGCTCCCGGAACTTAA
- the rpsG gene encoding 30S ribosomal protein S7: MPRRSKPAKRIPLPDPVYNSKDVAKFINRLVRRGKKSVAEKIFYSTMDKVQEKTKENPVEIFEKAIKNVTPLLQVKARRIGGSTYQVPIEVRPELGVALGSTWIIETAKKRSGRSMIEKLTNEILDASNNTGASVKKKEDTHKMAEANKAFAHYRY, translated from the coding sequence ATGCCAAGAAGAAGCAAACCAGCAAAAAGAATACCTCTGCCTGATCCGGTTTATAACAGCAAAGACGTAGCTAAGTTTATAAACAGACTTGTTCGCAGAGGCAAAAAAAGCGTAGCTGAAAAGATTTTCTATTCAACTATGGATAAAGTACAAGAAAAAACAAAAGAAAACCCCGTAGAAATTTTTGAAAAAGCAATCAAAAACGTAACCCCTCTTTTGCAGGTAAAAGCCCGTAGAATTGGCGGTTCCACTTATCAGGTTCCTATTGAAGTAAGACCGGAATTAGGTGTTGCTCTGGGTTCTACCTGGATTATTGAAACTGCAAAAAAACGCTCAGGTCGCTCTATGATAGAGAAACTCACAAACGAAATTCTTGATGCATCAAACAATACAGGCGCATCAGTAAAGAAAAAAGAAGACACGCATAAAATGGCAGAAGCTAACAAAGCTTTCGCTCATTACAGATATTAA
- the rpsL gene encoding 30S ribosomal protein S12, with amino-acid sequence MPTLNQLVRKERTEIKKKTKSPALANCPQRRGVCTRVYTTTPKKPNSALRKVARIRLTNGFEVSSYIPGVGHNLQEHSVVLIRGGRVKDLPGVRYHIIRGTLDTSGVANRAQARSKYGAKKEKAKK; translated from the coding sequence GTGCCTACATTAAATCAATTAGTTCGCAAAGAAAGAACAGAAATCAAGAAAAAAACAAAATCACCCGCTTTGGCAAATTGTCCTCAAAGAAGAGGGGTTTGTACAAGAGTTTATACAACTACACCTAAAAAGCCTAATTCAGCGCTTAGAAAAGTAGCAAGAATCAGATTAACAAACGGGTTTGAAGTTTCTTCATACATCCCCGGAGTTGGTCATAACCTTCAAGAACACTCCGTTGTGTTAATCAGAGGCGGCAGGGTAAAGGACTTGCCGGGTGTAAGATATCATATTATCAGAGGTACTTTGGATACTTCAGGTGTTGCTAATAGAGCGCAAGCCAGAAGTAAATACGGTGCTAAGAAAGAAAAAGCTAAGAAGTAA
- the glnA gene encoding type I glutamate--ammonia ligase, producing the protein MKSNFVPAHSVELSDNEIKKIVKDNNVKVIKLQFTDLNGQVKNLSVQVSQIDKLLNNEMILDGSSIKGFRSIETADMYLYPDKKTFTLLPWLSKETGNAARLICDIYNADATPFEGCPRANLKRVIAEAKEWGFEMQVGPEAEFFLFKKDENGMATTITNDFAGYYDAGPDDKGEEIRTKIVDGLETMGFEIETSHHEVARGQHEIGFKHADALTTADNLATFKMAVKAIADKNGLHATFMPKPLVGINGSGMHCNISLYNKGKNAFFDEDKPNHLSDITFHAIGGILKHIRAVTAIANPTVNSYKRLVPGYEAPVYLAWSLENRSALVRVLAKKDEETRIELRSPDPSCNPYLAFAAILTAVMDGIKKKLTPPEAVDSNIYKLSFKERKRYKINSLPSSLNEALDIMERSTIVRLALGEHIYNEFISAKRREWDSFSTYVSGWELDRYLARY; encoded by the coding sequence ATGAAATCAAATTTTGTACCTGCACACAGTGTAGAATTAAGCGATAATGAAATAAAAAAAATAGTAAAAGATAACAATGTAAAAGTAATCAAACTGCAATTTACAGACTTGAACGGACAGGTGAAAAATCTTTCCGTACAGGTAAGTCAAATTGATAAACTCTTAAACAACGAAATGATACTCGACGGCTCTTCCATTAAAGGTTTCAGGAGCATAGAAACAGCTGATATGTACCTTTACCCCGACAAAAAAACTTTTACGCTTCTTCCCTGGCTCTCTAAAGAAACAGGGAATGCGGCACGCCTTATCTGCGACATCTATAACGCAGACGCTACACCTTTTGAAGGCTGTCCGAGAGCAAACTTAAAAAGAGTTATAGCAGAGGCGAAAGAATGGGGCTTTGAGATGCAAGTGGGTCCCGAGGCTGAATTTTTCCTCTTTAAAAAAGACGAAAACGGTATGGCTACAACAATAACCAATGATTTTGCAGGCTACTATGATGCGGGTCCTGACGATAAAGGGGAAGAAATTCGGACTAAAATCGTTGACGGGCTTGAAACCATGGGGTTTGAAATTGAAACCAGCCACCATGAAGTAGCAAGAGGACAGCATGAAATAGGTTTTAAACACGCAGACGCCCTGACTACGGCAGATAACCTTGCGACTTTTAAAATGGCGGTAAAAGCTATAGCAGATAAAAACGGGTTGCATGCAACCTTTATGCCAAAACCGCTGGTCGGTATTAACGGCTCCGGAATGCACTGTAATATTTCCTTGTATAACAAAGGCAAAAATGCTTTTTTTGATGAAGACAAACCCAACCATTTAAGCGATATAACTTTCCATGCAATCGGCGGGATTTTAAAACATATAAGGGCGGTAACAGCAATAGCAAACCCTACCGTAAACAGCTATAAAAGGCTTGTCCCGGGGTATGAAGCGCCTGTTTATCTTGCATGGTCTTTAGAAAACAGAAGCGCATTAGTAAGAGTACTTGCAAAAAAAGATGAGGAAACAAGAATAGAATTGCGCTCGCCTGATCCGAGCTGCAACCCCTACCTTGCTTTTGCGGCCATTTTAACAGCCGTAATGGATGGTATAAAGAAAAAACTCACACCGCCCGAAGCTGTGGACAGCAATATTTATAAACTTTCGTTTAAAGAAAGAAAAAGATACAAAATTAATTCTCTTCCCTCCAGCCTTAATGAAGCGCTGGACATTATGGAGCGCAGTACAATTGTACGTTTAGCGTTGGGTGAACATATTTATAATGAATTTATCAGCGCAAAGCGCAGGGAATGGGATTCTTTCAGCACGTATGTTTCGGGGTGGGAACTGGATAGATATCTGGCAAGATACTAG
- a CDS encoding YkgJ family cysteine cluster protein, translated as MDEFEQDKMNTISIYRELFWKADEEINRQLNLLKDEDLCNSCANPCTLKNKEFSPRQVLAQNCALKEWQLKCLDKLENEISRDICQRIQQIEAHKQNYSCSKCATCCKLACSEFSPQELQEKARNNDNFATQFTSIFLPYKTEKKAREAYPEFVNHLKKELKEGEKIYFYYCPKLGEDNLCTDYANRPQICREFPTNPLILLPKSCGYYQWREDVHISALMLHALVEIVKFNIEQIKKIL; from the coding sequence ATGGATGAATTTGAACAAGACAAAATGAATACCATAAGTATTTACAGGGAATTATTCTGGAAAGCTGACGAAGAAATCAACAGGCAGTTAAACCTGCTAAAAGATGAGGACTTGTGCAACAGCTGCGCTAACCCCTGTACATTAAAGAATAAAGAATTTTCTCCACGGCAGGTTTTAGCGCAAAACTGCGCCTTAAAAGAGTGGCAGCTTAAATGCCTGGATAAGCTGGAGAATGAAATTTCACGTGATATTTGCCAAAGAATACAGCAAATCGAAGCACATAAACAAAATTATTCCTGCTCTAAATGTGCCACCTGCTGCAAGCTGGCATGCAGTGAATTTTCGCCTCAAGAACTGCAGGAAAAAGCCCGGAATAACGACAATTTTGCTACACAATTCACAAGCATATTTCTTCCTTACAAAACCGAAAAGAAGGCAAGAGAAGCTTATCCTGAGTTCGTTAATCACCTTAAAAAGGAATTAAAAGAGGGAGAAAAGATTTATTTTTATTACTGCCCAAAACTTGGCGAAGATAACCTATGCACGGATTATGCAAATCGTCCGCAAATTTGCCGTGAATTTCCGACTAATCCTCTAATACTACTGCCCAAAAGCTGCGGCTATTACCAATGGAGGGAAGATGTCCACATAAGCGCCTTGATGCTCCATGCGCTGGTTGAAATCGTTAAATTTAATATAGAACAAATCAAAAAAATATTATAA
- the ftsZ gene encoding cell division protein FtsZ produces the protein MSNNFGPSNFEESEHMASQAKIKVIGVGGGGGNAVNRMISQGLGGVEFWAMNTDAQVLGTSSAQNTVQLGAKLTNGLGAGGRPQVGEKAADESRDQIMAAIDGADMVFVTAGMGGGTGTGATPIIAQIAKELGALTIGVVTKPFNFEGKLKMTQAMQGLEKLQENVDSLITIPNNKLLSVVDKKAGFREAFYVVDEILARGVQGISDIITIPGLINIDFADVRAVMASSGSAIMGIGRGNGEGRAIEAARSAINSPILETSIHGASGVIINVTGGADMTLHEIHEAAAIINETVLDNANIIFGAVHDDKIQGDLQITVIATGFELDLKENTPKPIDTSAIFNTASVKKKDPSPLDIPDFLKKPI, from the coding sequence GTGAGTAATAACTTTGGACCATCAAATTTTGAGGAGTCGGAACATATGGCAAGTCAAGCAAAGATTAAAGTTATAGGTGTTGGCGGCGGCGGCGGCAATGCTGTTAACCGGATGATATCGCAAGGGTTAGGCGGAGTTGAATTTTGGGCAATGAATACTGATGCTCAGGTTTTAGGAACTTCATCAGCCCAAAACACGGTACAATTAGGCGCTAAATTAACAAACGGTCTTGGTGCTGGCGGAAGACCTCAGGTTGGTGAAAAAGCTGCCGATGAAAGCAGAGACCAGATTATGGCTGCTATTGACGGCGCTGATATGGTTTTTGTTACCGCAGGCATGGGTGGTGGAACAGGCACAGGCGCTACTCCTATTATTGCTCAAATAGCAAAAGAATTAGGCGCTTTGACTATCGGTGTTGTAACAAAACCGTTCAACTTTGAAGGCAAACTGAAAATGACACAGGCAATGCAAGGGTTGGAAAAACTTCAAGAGAATGTTGATTCTCTTATTACAATTCCTAATAACAAATTGCTTTCGGTCGTGGATAAAAAAGCAGGTTTCAGAGAAGCGTTTTATGTGGTTGATGAAATTCTTGCACGAGGTGTTCAAGGTATTTCTGATATTATTACAATCCCCGGCTTAATAAATATTGACTTTGCAGATGTAAGAGCGGTTATGGCTTCTTCAGGTTCTGCAATTATGGGTATAGGCAGAGGCAACGGCGAAGGAAGAGCTATTGAAGCAGCAAGATCAGCAATCAATTCTCCGATTCTTGAAACTTCTATCCATGGTGCAAGCGGTGTTATTATTAATGTAACAGGCGGAGCCGACATGACTTTACATGAAATTCATGAAGCAGCAGCTATTATCAATGAAACGGTGCTGGATAACGCTAATATCATATTTGGTGCGGTTCACGATGATAAAATTCAGGGCGATTTACAAATTACTGTTATTGCAACAGGCTTTGAATTGGATCTTAAAGAAAATACTCCTAAACCTATTGATACTTCAGCTATTTTTAATACTGCTTCCGTCAAGAAAAAGGACCCAAGTCCGCTTGATATTCCGGATTTTTTAAAGAAACCAATATAG
- a CDS encoding DUF1290 domain-containing protein, with translation MFKSITAGILIGVIIGFLSPLNISLIDPKALMIVVLVCLDVLIASSNAKLLQQFNYLLFTNEFILNTIISLGIVYLANIMSLDLFSVIMLVLILKIFYNLNRLIKTVVLNNQCSSEKGVS, from the coding sequence ATGTTTAAATCGATAACAGCAGGGATTTTAATAGGGGTTATAATAGGTTTTTTAAGCCCTTTAAATATATCTTTGATAGACCCTAAAGCATTGATGATAGTGGTTTTAGTGTGTCTTGATGTTTTGATTGCAAGCTCAAATGCAAAGTTATTGCAACAATTTAACTATTTGCTCTTTACTAATGAATTTATTTTGAATACTATTATATCATTAGGGATAGTTTATCTTGCTAATATAATGAGTTTGGATTTATTTTCGGTCATAATGTTGGTTTTAATACTAAAGATATTCTATAATCTTAATAGGTTGATAAAAACCGTTGTATTGAACAATCAGTGTAGTAGTGAAAAAGGGGTTAGCTAA
- a CDS encoding 1-deoxy-D-xylulose-5-phosphate reductoisomerase — protein sequence MKKKIAILGSSGSIGTQALEVIEKLGDLFEVTALAVNTQVALLEEQIKRFTPAVVSVSSPESANELAQKYKNTEVLHGNEGLAKIAKEADYDTILVCVTGIDGLIPTLEAVKRGKTVALANKETLVSAGDIVMEAVAGYNAQIIPVDSEHSAIFQCTQEQNHVKKLIITASGGPFLNKSVEETKSATRAQTLAHPRWNMGAKITVDSATLMNKGLEVIEAHHLFNKSYDDIEVVIHPQSIIHSAVEFSDGSVLAQMGVPSMHIPIQYALTYPQRVEGIKTSSLNLIDIAKLEFFAPDFEKFPALKLAYEAGKQGGTAPAVINAANETAVYAYLRDEIKLGDIISITKSVLDNTDFIGFPSFEEILEADKLARYEAEQVILKLKSHV from the coding sequence ATGAAAAAGAAGATAGCAATTTTAGGTTCATCAGGTTCAATAGGTACACAAGCTCTTGAAGTTATAGAAAAGCTCGGGGATTTGTTTGAGGTAACAGCGCTTGCTGTTAACACACAGGTAGCGCTGTTGGAAGAGCAGATTAAGAGGTTTACCCCTGCTGTTGTGAGTGTAAGCTCTCCTGAGTCCGCTAATGAGCTTGCTCAAAAGTATAAGAATACAGAAGTGCTTCATGGAAATGAAGGGCTTGCAAAAATAGCAAAAGAGGCTGATTATGATACGATTTTGGTTTGTGTAACAGGCATAGACGGGCTTATCCCTACTCTTGAAGCTGTTAAAAGAGGTAAAACCGTAGCCCTTGCCAATAAAGAAACGCTTGTAAGCGCAGGTGATATAGTGATGGAAGCGGTTGCCGGATATAATGCACAAATTATCCCGGTAGACAGCGAACACAGCGCTATTTTTCAATGTACGCAGGAGCAAAATCATGTCAAAAAATTGATTATTACGGCATCGGGCGGACCTTTTCTGAATAAATCGGTTGAAGAAACCAAAAGTGCAACCAGAGCCCAAACTTTGGCACATCCCCGCTGGAATATGGGGGCCAAAATTACTGTTGATTCTGCGACTTTAATGAACAAGGGGTTAGAGGTTATAGAAGCCCATCACTTATTTAACAAATCCTATGATGATATTGAAGTTGTTATTCATCCGCAAAGCATCATTCATAGTGCAGTAGAGTTTTCGGACGGAAGTGTTCTGGCGCAGATGGGCGTGCCCAGTATGCATATCCCTATCCAATACGCTCTTACGTATCCGCAACGTGTTGAAGGGATTAAGACATCCTCTTTAAACTTAATTGATATAGCAAAATTAGAGTTTTTTGCGCCTGATTTTGAGAAGTTCCCTGCGCTTAAACTTGCTTATGAAGCGGGTAAACAGGGCGGAACAGCCCCTGCCGTTATAAATGCGGCTAATGAAACCGCGGTTTATGCTTATTTAAGGGATGAAATAAAATTGGGTGATATAATAAGTATTACAAAATCAGTCCTTGATAATACTGATTTTATAGGATTTCCTTCGTTTGAAGAAATACTGGAGGCGGATAAACTTGCCCGTTATGAGGCAGAGCAGGTAATCTTAAAATTGAAAAGCCATGTATAA